A single Leguminivora glycinivorella isolate SPB_JAAS2020 chromosome 25, LegGlyc_1.1, whole genome shotgun sequence DNA region contains:
- the LOC125239137 gene encoding uncharacterized protein LOC125239137, translating to MADIPSGSGSEDCEGVRLVVLNLPEDEGEGLGFRLTRTLWDPYPWVREVTPGARADLAGLKTGDCLLQADGKDLLGLPVGQVAGLIRGDGAGHGVSLLVWNCGVDPKDDPELLWSCGGGSRGEKSRRALAGVVKALSCCVCAATATKALNCARSHLYCEACWKRLERCALCREALPPKDSPYARNLVAEQVFEAIATEYEIKDAIKKPNESASAFASPNRSPNMSPAAFRRGQYHLSAMRNRKTVQFIDKYKQNYASDPNIHRSLNQDSKSTTENATTGNGKKTCDCQQNGKTEKIPEIRINDEQKCCQSMLQHSLIARARQACSLVDLQAAMQSCVMSKSLNNINAENCNEPGHHSGSLDNLKTNCKITSDMTLYVLSAPPIYVLTCDHNKN from the exons ATGGCGGACATCCCAAGCGGAAGCGGAAGTGAAGATTGCGAAGGTGTCAGACTAGTTGTG CTGAATTTACCGGAAGATGAGGGGGAGGGGCTAGGCTTCCGTTTAACAAGAACTTTATGGGATCCCTATCCTTGG GTTCGTGAAGTGACTCCCGGAGCACGAGCTGACTTAGCGGGATTGAAGACAGGGGACTGTTTGCTTCAGGCTGACGGAAAAGATTTGCTTGGTTTACCG GTTGGTCAAGTGGCTGGGTTGATTAGGGGAGATGGAGCTGGCCACGGCGTTTCGCTTCTCGTTTGGAACTGTGGAGTGGATCCAAAAGATGATCCGGAG CTCCTCTGGAGTTGCGGCGGAGGTTCTCGCGGTGAGAAGTCACGGAGAGCGCTGGCGGGAGTGGTGAAGGCACTCTCCTGCTGCGTCTGCGCAGCTACAGCCACAAAAGCACTCAACTGCGCAAGATCTCATTTGTACTGCGAAG CTTGTTGGAAAAGGCTAGAACGCTGTGCTTTATGTAGAGAAGCACTACCACCTAAGGATTCTCCATATGCTAGGAATTTGGTTGCAGAACAG GTTTTCGAAGCTATTGCAACAGAATATGAAATCAAAGATGCAATCAAAAAGCCAAATGAATCCGCGTCAGCCTTTGCATCACCTAACAGATCCCCCAATATGTCTCCTGCCGCCTTCAGGAGAGGGCAATACCACCTATCGGCAATGAGGAACCGGAAAACTGTACAGTTTATTGACAAATATAAACAAAACTATGCGTCTGATCCTAACATTCACAGATCTCTTAATCAAGACTCGAAATCAACAACTGAAAATGCAACTACAGGAAATGGCAAGAAAACTTGTGATTGTCAACAGAATGGGAAAACTGAGAAAATACCGGAAATAAGAATAAACGATGAACAAAAATGCTGCCAGAGTATGTTACAACATAGTTTGATAGCTCGAGCAAGACAAGCTTGCTCTCTGGTTGATCTGCAAGCTGCAATGCAGTCTTGTGTGATGTCGAAATCTTTAAATAATATCAACGCTGAAAACTg CAACGAACCAGGACACCACAGTGGATCTCTTGACAACTTGAAAACGAATTGTAAAATTACTTCAG ATATGACACTTTATGTGCTTTCTGCGCCGCCGATTTATGTATTAACTTGTGatcataataaaaattaa